GGCGCAACTTCACCTGCGATCTCTCCGCTTTCATACACGTCCGGAAACCAGTGCATGGGCAGATCCAATTCTCCTATGAGTCCTTTATTCCAGGTGCGGTTCCGCACATCAAACACGCCTGTCCCGCTGGCATCTGACACATCCGCACTATAAAGATTGGTAAGTTTAAAGTTGATAAAATCTTTCGGCATAAGTACCTTGTCAATCTGTTGGAAAATTTCCGGCTCCTGTTCTTTGATCCATAACAGCTTGCCTAATGTAAAACCGGGCAAGAGCGAGTTGCACGTTTCCCCTTGATAGCGGGAAGCGCCAATCGACTGCAATGTTTGTTCACAAATGTTCTTTGTCCGCACATCGTTCCAAAGAATCGCTTTGCGAATGACTTGTCCTTGCCGATTCAGCAATACGGATGAATGCATTTGACCTGCCACACCGATTCCGGCAACTTCCGATGGTTGTATGCCTTGGCGCCATAATTCCTGCAAACATGCTACAAACGCCTGCCACCAAATGTCCGGATCCTGCTCCGTCCAGCCGCTCTGGGGAGTTTCAAACGCATACGACCTGTACGCTTTCTGTACGATGTCTCCTTTTTGATCGATGACAATCACTTTTGTGCCTTCTGTGCCTACGTCTACACCTAATACGTATGCCATTTTTATCACCTGACTTTCGACTTGAGTATATTGAAAATCATGATTCCCCTTGAAAAACTATGAAACTTCTCAAATACAAACGATGCATGATTGATCTGTCTACTATAAATATACATTAGCCCCGGCTGCATAAAAACAGCCGGGGCCCGCTTGTATGAAATTTGATTGATTGTCGTCGATTAACCAATGACAATCTGCACTTTTAACATATCGTCCGCTTTCGGTTTTGCCAACAAAGCCGGCACTTCCTCCAGAGAAACCGTATGGGAAATGATTGGATCGACATCGATCCGCCCTTCCTTTACCCAACGGAAAGCGGGAATAAATGTATTGTTGATCGCCATGGAGCCAATAATCGTCCAATCCTTATGGTATACCTTGAACGGATTCAAGTTGATACTGGAAACCTGCGGCGCTACACCGAACTGCAAGAATTTTGCGGTCGGTCCCATATACTCAAATTCTTGCTCGATTACTTTGGGGATGCCCGTCACGTCTACTACAATATCAAAACCGTCCGGATATTCCGCTTTTAAGACAGCCGGAGCATCCTGTGCCAGTACTCCGCGCGTCGCTCCCATATTCAATGCCATATCCAATTTTTGCTGGGAAACGTCCACGACAACTAAATCGGATGCGCCCGCATGTGCAATTGCCTGCACCAGTTGCAATCCCATCGCTCCGGCACCGAATAATACGACCCGATCCCCGACTTGTACTTGCAAACGATTCATGCCATGAACGACACATGCGACAGGCTCTACAAACGCCCCTTGCGCAAACGTCATTTTTTCCGGCATCTGGATGACGTTTTTGGCGGGAACTTTTACATATTCAGCCATCGAACCGGCTGTTGTGTTGCCGAGTGCCGCCCAATTTTTGCAATGGTTCACACGATTTGTCAGGCAATATTCGCATTTCCCACAGTATAACGTTGGGTCAGCCGTTACACGATCCCCCACTTGAAAGTCTGTAACACCTTCCCCGATTTCAACGACCACACCGGAAAATTCATGGCCTGGAATGATCGGATACGGGGATAAAAATACCCCTTCGAAAATATGATAATCGGTCCCGCATACACCGCAATTTTT
Above is a window of Fodinisporobacter ferrooxydans DNA encoding:
- a CDS encoding zinc-dependent alcohol dehydrogenase family protein, translated to MSQKTMKAVVIHGPHQASVETVPYPAPGKDEVTIQVKNCGVCGTDYHIFEGVFLSPYPIIPGHEFSGVVVEIGEGVTDFQVGDRVTADPTLYCGKCEYCLTNRVNHCKNWAALGNTTAGSMAEYVKVPAKNVIQMPEKMTFAQGAFVEPVACVVHGMNRLQVQVGDRVVLFGAGAMGLQLVQAIAHAGASDLVVVDVSQQKLDMALNMGATRGVLAQDAPAVLKAEYPDGFDIVVDVTGIPKVIEQEFEYMGPTAKFLQFGVAPQVSSINLNPFKVYHKDWTIIGSMAINNTFIPAFRWVKEGRIDVDPIISHTVSLEEVPALLAKPKADDMLKVQIVIG